In the genome of Nocardioides sp. NBC_00368, the window GAGCGGCGACCGCCGCGTGAGGCCGCCGGCCCCACCTCGTGAGCCATGCCCAGCTCGGTGAGCCGGCCGACCTCGGCCGCGATCGTGGTGCGGGAGACGTTCAGCCGGTCGGCGAGCTGCACTCGCGACAGTGGGCCCTCGTCACGGAGCTGAGCGAGCAGCCGGGCCTGCATGGAGGTCTCGGCCCTGCCGGCGAGTGAATGACGCATACCGGCGATCCTGCCATGCCGGACCCGGTGTCAGCCCAGAAGCGCGTCGACGAAGGCTTCGGGGGTGAACGGAGTCAGGTCATCGGGGCCCTCGCCGAGGCCGACGAGCTTGACCGGTACGCCGAGCTCACGCTGGACGGCGACGACGATGCCGCCCTTGGCGGAGCCGTCGAGCTTGGTCAGGACGATGCCGGTGACGGCGACCGCCTCGCTGAAGACGCGGGCCTGGATGAGGCCGTTCTGGCCGGTGGTGGCGTCGAGGACGAGCAGGACCTCGGTGACCGGGGTCTGCTTCTCGATGACGCGCTTGACCTTCCCGAGCTCGTCCATCAGGCCGGCCTTGTTCTGCAGTCGGCCGGCGGTGTCGACGATGACGGTGTCGACGCCGGTGTCGAGGCCCTCCTTGACCGAGTCGAAGGCGACGCTGGCCGGGTCGGTGCCCTCCGGACCGCGGACGACCTCGACGCCGACGCGCTCACCCCAGGTGGTCAGCTGCTCGGCGGCCGCGGCACGGAAGGTGTCGGCGGCACCGAGGACGACCTTGCGGTCCTCGGAGACCAGGATGCGGGCGAGCTTGCCGGTCGTGGTGGTCTTGCCGGTGCCGTTGACCCCGACCATCAGGACCACACCAGGAGCGCCGTCGGCGCCGCTGACCTGGAGCCGGCGGTCCATGCTCGGGTCGACGAGCTTGATCAGCTCGTCACGCAGCGCCGCCTTCGGGTCGGCCTTGCCGCCCTCGACCCGCAGCCGGGTGCGCAGGCCCTCGACCAGCTCCTGGGTCGGTGCGACGCCGATGTCGGCGGTGAGCAGCAGGTCCTCGATGGACTCCCAGGTGTCCTCGTCGAGCTGGTCGGTGGAGAGCAGGTTGAGCAGGCCTCGGCCCAAGGCGTTGGAGCCGGCCAGACGCTGGCGCAGCCGCACCAGGCGCGAGGCGGTGCTCTCCGGCTTCTCGAGGACCGGCGCGGCGGGCCCCGCCGTCGCGGGCTCTGCCTCCGGCTCCTCGACCGTGGGCTCGACCGTGGGCTCGGCCGGGCGGGTGATGACGTCGGTCCCCGCCTCGGGCGACAGCGAACGGTCCTTGCGGCGCCGGGTGCTGGCGACCAGACCGAGGATGCCGCCGCCGATGATCGCGACAGCGGCGACCGCGATGATGACGATGAGGGTGACCATTTCCATGGCCTCATCCAATCAAATCACGCGTTGTTTTCCGTAGTTCCTGGCTTACGCTCACCGAACAGCTCGGCGAGATGGTCCTCACGGCGGGTCTGCAGGCGCGTGGCCGGGCTGAGCGTGGGGGCCGTGTCGACGGCCCGCTCCATCGCCTCACCGAGCTTGGTGGCGTACGGCATCTTCTGTCCACGGTGGGGGAAGACCGTGTAGACGATCACGAGTCCGGCCAGCGCGACGATGAGAAGCATCGCCACGAAGATGACAAGGATGGTCAGCACTGGCTCGGCCAGCCCCCTTCTGAATTGCGCACGGACGGCGTCCACCCTTGCACACCCGGCAGCCGGAGCCCACAACGCCACGCGCGCGGGCGCCTGCGCGGGCGCCCGGCCGCGTCCCGGCGTACGGCGCGGGATCTCGACAACGTCCACCGGGCCGGTAGTGTTTCACGGCATGAGGATCATCGGGACAATGATGGTCCGGGACGAGGTCGACATCGTCGCCGCGATGATCGAGCACCACCTGGACCAGGGTGTCGACACGTTGATCGTCACGGACAACGCATCGGTCGACGGCACCACCGAGGTACTCGAGCGCTACGCCGCGACGGGACGGGTCGAGCTCCACCACGACCCCGTCCACGAGAAGCAGCAGGGCAAGGTCGTCACCGCGATGGCCCGGCGGGCGCGCACGCACTTCCG includes:
- the ftsY gene encoding signal recognition particle-docking protein FtsY, whose product is MEMVTLIVIIAVAAVAIIGGGILGLVASTRRRKDRSLSPEAGTDVITRPAEPTVEPTVEEPEAEPATAGPAAPVLEKPESTASRLVRLRQRLAGSNALGRGLLNLLSTDQLDEDTWESIEDLLLTADIGVAPTQELVEGLRTRLRVEGGKADPKAALRDELIKLVDPSMDRRLQVSGADGAPGVVLMVGVNGTGKTTTTGKLARILVSEDRKVVLGAADTFRAAAAEQLTTWGERVGVEVVRGPEGTDPASVAFDSVKEGLDTGVDTVIVDTAGRLQNKAGLMDELGKVKRVIEKQTPVTEVLLVLDATTGQNGLIQARVFSEAVAVTGIVLTKLDGSAKGGIVVAVQRELGVPVKLVGLGEGPDDLTPFTPEAFVDALLG